One Colias croceus chromosome 28, ilColCroc2.1 DNA window includes the following coding sequences:
- the LOC123704140 gene encoding cuticle protein 1, with translation MYAKLFIVSVLAVVALAREYPAGVHPAICPNYPFCEQGILARFTPDGMPIPEWVNNPSILPVAPADPHAAAREYPAGVNPASCPNYPYCW, from the exons TTCATCGTTTCCGTCCTGGCTGTGGTAGCGCTGGCCCGCGAGTACCCCGCAGGAGTCCACCCCGCAATCTGCCCCAACTACCCCTTCTGTGAGCAGGGCATCCTCGCCCGGTTCACCCCAGACGGCATGCCCATACCTGAGTGGGTAAACAACCCATCCATCCTGCCTGTCGCCCCAGCTGA cccTCACGCCGCCGCCCGTGAATACCCTGCTGGAGTGAACCCCGCGTCTTGCCCGAACTACCCTTACTGCTGGTGA